One part of the Ornithodoros turicata isolate Travis chromosome 2, ASM3712646v1, whole genome shotgun sequence genome encodes these proteins:
- the LOC135385797 gene encoding beta-1,3-galactosyltransferase 1-like isoform X2 has product MPSAAAKRSHIRMKPQEDMATGLVRILPRLAAVAICLLFIYGLLYRPLSLSTMNGHPRPDMSWVLSQQDLRLLVSNGSLTLSPRGRCPTLLTIIVCSAVRNAAARLAIRNSWARDAHAPYVRVFFLLGHMVNDTLQDKVEEESRLFGDIIQEGFIDTYNNLTVKSVVLLKWANEHCPQSRFVLKTDDDMFINVPNLITLLRTVGRKKLLLGCLISRATPVRDWSSKWYVPSFVYADHTYPDYLSGTGYVMSREVVKSLLQTALATPFFYLEDIFVTGIVAQKAAVKPMNHDGFKYYKRKNNVCIFRKLITGHNMSPKELQSMWAKVRGRGVMCS; this is encoded by the coding sequence GAGGACATGGCTACCGGTCTGGTACGCATTCTTCCACGGCTGGCTGCGGTGGCCATCTGCCTGCTGTTTATCTACGGCCTCTTGTATCGTCCTCTCAGCTTGAGCACCATGAACGGGCATCCGAGGCCGGACATGAGTTGGGTACTCTCTCAGCAGGACCTGCGCCTCCTTGTCTCCAACGGTTCTCTGACTCTGAGTCCTCGCGGTAGGTGTCCGACTCTGCTGACTATCATCGTGTGCTCGGCTGTCCGCAATGCTGCGGCTCGTCTTGCCATACGCAACTCTTGGGCGCGGGACGCTCACGCACCCTACGTGCGCGTGTTCTTCCTCCTTGGGCATATGGTTAACGACACGCTGCAGGATAAGGTGGAAGAAGAAAGCCGTCTCTTTGGTGACATCATCCAGGAAGGCTTCATTGACACCTACAATAATCTCACTGTGAAGTCCGTCGTGCTTTTGAAGTGGGCAAACGAGCACTGTCCGCAGTCGCGattcgtgctgaagactgacgATGACATGTTCATTAACGTTCCCAACTTGATAACTCTCCTGAGGACAGTGGGTCGCAAGAAACTGCTGCTTGGTTGCCTGATTAGCCGTGCGACCCCGGTGCGAGACTGGTCATCAAAGTGGTACGTGCCGTCATTCGTGTATGCAGATCACACTTATCCCGACTACCTGTCTGGTACGGGTTACGTGATGTCAAGGGAAGTGGTAAAGTCTCTGCTACAGACAGCACTCGCAACACCATTCTTCTATTTGGAGGATATTTTTGTCACTGGAATTGTGGCGCAAAAGGCGGCCGTGAAGCCGATGAACCATGACGGGTTCAAATACTACAAGCGGAAGAACAATGTGTGCATTTTTAGGAAACTAATCACTGGTCACAATATGTCGCCGAAAGAACTGCAGTCAATGTGGGCAAAGGTCCGTGGTCGCGGCGTGATGTGCTCCTGA
- the LOC135385797 gene encoding beta-1,3-galactosyltransferase 1-like isoform X3, whose protein sequence is MATGLVRILPRLAAVAICLLFIYGLLYRPLSLSTMNGHPRPDMSWVLSQQDLRLLVSNGSLTLSPRGRCPTLLTIIVCSAVRNAAARLAIRNSWARDAHAPYVRVFFLLGHMVNDTLQDKVEEESRLFGDIIQEGFIDTYNNLTVKSVVLLKWANEHCPQSRFVLKTDDDMFINVPNLITLLRTVGRKKLLLGCLISRATPVRDWSSKWYVPSFVYADHTYPDYLSGTGYVMSREVVKSLLQTALATPFFYLEDIFVTGIVAQKAAVKPMNHDGFKYYKRKNNVCIFRKLITGHNMSPKELQSMWAKVRGRGVMCS, encoded by the coding sequence ATGGCTACCGGTCTGGTACGCATTCTTCCACGGCTGGCTGCGGTGGCCATCTGCCTGCTGTTTATCTACGGCCTCTTGTATCGTCCTCTCAGCTTGAGCACCATGAACGGGCATCCGAGGCCGGACATGAGTTGGGTACTCTCTCAGCAGGACCTGCGCCTCCTTGTCTCCAACGGTTCTCTGACTCTGAGTCCTCGCGGTAGGTGTCCGACTCTGCTGACTATCATCGTGTGCTCGGCTGTCCGCAATGCTGCGGCTCGTCTTGCCATACGCAACTCTTGGGCGCGGGACGCTCACGCACCCTACGTGCGCGTGTTCTTCCTCCTTGGGCATATGGTTAACGACACGCTGCAGGATAAGGTGGAAGAAGAAAGCCGTCTCTTTGGTGACATCATCCAGGAAGGCTTCATTGACACCTACAATAATCTCACTGTGAAGTCCGTCGTGCTTTTGAAGTGGGCAAACGAGCACTGTCCGCAGTCGCGattcgtgctgaagactgacgATGACATGTTCATTAACGTTCCCAACTTGATAACTCTCCTGAGGACAGTGGGTCGCAAGAAACTGCTGCTTGGTTGCCTGATTAGCCGTGCGACCCCGGTGCGAGACTGGTCATCAAAGTGGTACGTGCCGTCATTCGTGTATGCAGATCACACTTATCCCGACTACCTGTCTGGTACGGGTTACGTGATGTCAAGGGAAGTGGTAAAGTCTCTGCTACAGACAGCACTCGCAACACCATTCTTCTATTTGGAGGATATTTTTGTCACTGGAATTGTGGCGCAAAAGGCGGCCGTGAAGCCGATGAACCATGACGGGTTCAAATACTACAAGCGGAAGAACAATGTGTGCATTTTTAGGAAACTAATCACTGGTCACAATATGTCGCCGAAAGAACTGCAGTCAATGTGGGCAAAGGTCCGTGGTCGCGGCGTGATGTGCTCCTGA